The following are encoded together in the Ezakiella massiliensis genome:
- the rplF gene encoding 50S ribosomal protein L6 produces the protein MSRIGRKLIEIPEGVTFNVNGQDVSVKGPKGELSLTMVPEMKLEKVDGGYEVIRSNDTKRVRSLHGLTRSLINNMVVGVHEGYKKELKIIGTGYRAQMNGKKLGLTLGFSHPLDLDIPEGLTVEVPAQDTIVVSGADKQAVGQFAAHIRGYRPPEPYLGKGIRYADEYVRRKVGKTGK, from the coding sequence ATGAGTAGAATTGGTAGAAAACTAATTGAAATCCCAGAAGGCGTTACATTTAACGTAAATGGCCAAGACGTAAGCGTCAAAGGGCCAAAGGGAGAGTTAAGTCTCACAATGGTTCCTGAGATGAAACTAGAAAAAGTAGACGGAGGATATGAAGTTATCCGCTCGAATGATACCAAAAGAGTTAGAAGTCTACACGGCTTAACAAGAAGTTTAATTAATAATATGGTTGTAGGTGTACACGAAGGCTATAAGAAGGAATTAAAGATCATCGGTACTGGTTACAGGGCCCAAATGAATGGCAAAAAACTTGGTTTAACACTTGGTTTTTCACATCCACTTGATCTCGACATTCCAGAAGGACTTACAGTAGAAGTTCCTGCTCAAGATACAATCGTTGTATCAGGTGCAGACAAGCAAGCTGTTGGTCAATTTGCCGCCCACATCCGTGGATACAGACCACCTGAACCATATCTAGGAAAAGGTATCCGCTATGCTGATGAATACGTTCGTCGCAAAGTTGGTAAGACCGGTAAGTAG
- the rpsH gene encoding 30S ribosomal protein S8 — protein MLTDPIADMLTRIRNANHQRHATVDIPASKIKLAIAEILKEEGYIADYEVIEENVQGTIRISLKYINEKERVITGIRRISKPGLRIYVNSNELPTVLGGLGIAIISTSNGIMTDKEARKQKVGGEVLCYVW, from the coding sequence ATGTTAACAGATCCTATTGCAGATATGCTAACTAGAATCAGGAATGCAAACCACCAAAGACATGCAACAGTGGACATTCCTGCTAGCAAAATCAAGCTTGCTATTGCGGAAATTCTCAAAGAAGAAGGCTACATTGCTGACTATGAAGTTATTGAGGAAAATGTGCAAGGCACAATTCGCATTAGCCTAAAATATATCAACGAAAAAGAAAGAGTTATTACCGGTATTAGAAGAATTTCAAAACCGGGTTTAAGAATATATGTAAATTCAAATGAACTTCCAACCGTACTTGGCGGACTTGGCATTGCAATCATTTCCACATCAAATGGAATTATGACTGACAAAGAAGCTCGCAAGCAAAAAGTCGGTGGCGAAGTACTTTGCTACGTCTGGTAA
- a CDS encoding type Z 30S ribosomal protein S14 — protein MAKKSKIASQKREPKFSTRAYNRCKICGRPHGYLRKYGICRICFRELAYKGEIPGVKKASW, from the coding sequence ATGGCAAAGAAATCAAAAATTGCAAGTCAAAAGAGAGAACCAAAATTCTCAACCAGAGCATATAATCGCTGCAAGATTTGCGGAAGACCACACGGCTATTTGAGAAAGTACGGAATTTGTCGTATTTGCTTTAGAGAACTCGCTTATAAGGGCGAAATTCCTGGAGTAAAGAAAGCAAGTTGGTAA
- the rplE gene encoding 50S ribosomal protein L5, with protein MAPRLLEKYKTEVVPELVKKHGYENVNQVPKLEKVVLNVGLGKAKDNPKMLDDVVRELALISGQAPVVTHARKSIANFKLREGMKIGAKVTLRGDKMYYFLDKFMNISLPRVRDFKGVSSKSFDGRGNYAIGIREQLIFPEIIYDEVNDIHGMDIAIITTANTDEEAYSLLELLGMPFKK; from the coding sequence ATGGCTCCAAGATTATTAGAAAAATATAAAACTGAGGTTGTGCCTGAACTTGTTAAGAAACATGGCTATGAAAACGTAAATCAAGTACCAAAATTAGAAAAGGTAGTTTTAAACGTTGGTCTTGGCAAGGCTAAGGACAATCCAAAGATGTTAGATGATGTAGTTAGAGAACTTGCACTCATTTCCGGTCAAGCTCCGGTTGTAACTCATGCTAGAAAATCAATCGCTAACTTTAAGTTACGTGAAGGCATGAAGATTGGTGCTAAAGTTACTCTTCGTGGCGACAAGATGTACTACTTCTTAGACAAGTTTATGAACATCTCACTCCCACGCGTTAGAGACTTTAAGGGCGTTAGCTCAAAGAGTTTTGATGGAAGAGGAAATTATGCTATCGGTATTAGAGAACAATTGATTTTCCCTGAAATCATTTATGATGAAGTAAACGATATTCACGGTATGGATATTGCAATTATCACAACTGCAAATACCGACGAAGAAGCTTACTCACTCTTAGAGCTCTTAGGTATGCCTTTTAAAAAGTAA
- the rplX gene encoding 50S ribosomal protein L24, which translates to MRIKKEDTVIVIAGKDKGKTGKVLRTFPREKKVIVEGVNIQVKHQKPMGPTKPGGLIKREGKIDVSNVMYYDQVNKKRTRLGYKFLDDGTKVRFRKSDGEVID; encoded by the coding sequence ATGAGAATTAAAAAAGAAGACACAGTTATAGTAATTGCCGGAAAAGATAAGGGTAAGACTGGTAAGGTATTACGCACTTTTCCTAGAGAAAAAAAGGTAATTGTTGAAGGTGTTAATATTCAAGTTAAACACCAAAAGCCAATGGGACCAACAAAACCAGGCGGATTAATTAAAAGAGAAGGTAAGATTGATGTAAGTAATGTTATGTACTATGATCAAGTGAACAAGAAACGTACAAGACTTGGGTACAAATTCCTAGACGACGGCACTAAAGTAAGATTTAGAAAGTCCGACGGGGAAGTTATTGACTAA
- the rplN gene encoding 50S ribosomal protein L14 produces MIQQESRMRVADNSGAKEVLVIKVLGGSKKRIAKVGDIVVVAVKSATPGGVVKKGDVQKAVIVRTTYPLSRPDGSYISFDDNACVIIKDDKNPVGTRIFGPVTRELRAGGYMKIVSLAPEVL; encoded by the coding sequence ATGATACAACAAGAAAGCCGCATGAGAGTTGCTGACAACTCCGGGGCAAAAGAAGTCCTCGTTATCAAAGTTCTAGGTGGTTCTAAAAAGAGAATCGCTAAGGTTGGGGACATAGTAGTCGTTGCTGTTAAAAGCGCAACACCCGGCGGAGTTGTTAAAAAAGGAGACGTTCAAAAGGCTGTTATAGTTAGGACAACTTATCCACTATCACGTCCTGATGGCTCATATATCTCCTTTGATGACAATGCATGCGTTATTATAAAAGATGACAAGAATCCGGTTGGAACCCGTATATTCGGACCTGTTACCAGAGAGTTAAGAGCTGGCGGTTATATGAAGATCGTAAGTCTTGCTCCTGAGGTTTTATAA
- the rpsQ gene encoding 30S ribosomal protein S17 yields the protein MERNLRKSRVGIVTSDKMDKTISVKIETKVAHPVYKKRINRTTVFKAHDENNEAKIGDKVKITETRPLSRGKRWRLVEIIERAK from the coding sequence ATGGAAAGAAATTTAAGAAAGTCAAGAGTTGGCATCGTTACAAGCGATAAAATGGACAAGACTATTTCCGTTAAGATTGAAACAAAGGTAGCCCACCCTGTATACAAGAAGAGAATTAATCGTACAACAGTTTTTAAGGCACATGATGAAAACAACGAAGCTAAAATTGGAGATAAGGTAAAGATTACCGAAACAAGACCTCTAAGCCGTGGTAAAAGATGGAGACTCGTTGAAATCATCGAGCGTGCTAAGTAA
- the rpmC gene encoding 50S ribosomal protein L29, translated as MKIKEIRQLSDAELVARQKDLKAELFNLRFQAATGSLDNPLRIRTVRKEIAKVKTIEQERALGIRKEA; from the coding sequence ATGAAAATTAAAGAAATACGCCAACTATCAGATGCAGAACTTGTAGCAAGACAAAAAGATCTTAAAGCAGAGCTTTTCAATCTTCGCTTCCAAGCAGCCACTGGTAGTTTAGATAATCCTTTAAGAATAAGAACAGTTAGAAAAGAAATTGCAAAGGTTAAAACCATTGAGCAAGAAAGAGCTCTAGGTATCAGGAAGGAGGCATAA
- the rplP gene encoding 50S ribosomal protein L16 → MLMPKRVKRRRVHRGRMKGSAQRGNTITYGEYALQALEPAWITSNQIEAARRAMTRSVKRGGSIWIKIFPDKPVSQKPAETRMGSGKGAPEYWVAVVKPGRVMFEMGGVSEEDAREAMRLAAHKLPIKTRFISRDNFEPKAGVGNEN, encoded by the coding sequence ATGTTGATGCCTAAAAGAGTAAAAAGAAGAAGAGTCCACCGTGGCAGAATGAAAGGTAGTGCTCAAAGAGGTAACACCATCACTTATGGTGAATATGCCCTCCAAGCATTAGAGCCAGCATGGATTACCTCCAATCAAATAGAAGCCGCACGTCGTGCTATGACAAGATCAGTTAAACGTGGCGGTAGTATCTGGATTAAGATTTTCCCAGACAAACCTGTATCACAAAAACCTGCTGAAACTCGTATGGGTTCAGGTAAAGGTGCTCCAGAGTACTGGGTAGCTGTAGTTAAACCAGGTAGAGTTATGTTTGAAATGGGTGGAGTAAGTGAAGAAGACGCAAGAGAAGCTATGAGACTTGCTGCTCACAAGCTACCAATTAAGACAAGATTTATCAGTAGAGATAATTTTGAACCAAAGGCAGGTGTTGGTAATGAAAATTAA
- the rpsC gene encoding 30S ribosomal protein S3, translating into MGQKVNPHGLRVGVIKDWDSTWFANKKDFSDLLVEDYNIRNFIKKELYQAGISKVNIERAAGKVKVSIYTQKPGVVIGRGGEGVEALRAKLSKMTGKDVVVNVEEIKNPDVDAQLVAENIAGALERRIAFRRAMKSAIQRSMRAGALGIKTQVSGRLGGADIARAEGYSEGTIPLQTLRADIDYGFAEANTTYGKIGVKVWIYKGEVLNGVLPEIEPPRDDRKRRRRKRFVKGQAGQSK; encoded by the coding sequence ATGGGTCAAAAAGTAAATCCACATGGCTTAAGAGTTGGCGTTATTAAAGACTGGGATTCCACATGGTTTGCGAATAAAAAAGACTTTTCTGATCTTTTGGTAGAAGACTACAATATCAGAAATTTCATTAAGAAAGAGCTATATCAAGCTGGAATTTCAAAGGTTAACATCGAACGCGCAGCCGGTAAGGTTAAGGTTTCAATCTACACACAAAAGCCAGGTGTAGTTATCGGTAGAGGCGGCGAAGGTGTTGAAGCCCTACGCGCTAAATTAAGCAAGATGACAGGTAAGGACGTTGTAGTAAACGTTGAAGAAATAAAAAATCCTGATGTTGATGCACAACTTGTTGCAGAAAACATTGCAGGTGCGCTAGAAAGACGTATCGCATTCCGCCGTGCTATGAAATCAGCAATTCAAAGATCAATGAGAGCGGGTGCACTTGGTATTAAAACCCAAGTTTCAGGTCGTCTAGGAGGAGCAGATATCGCAAGAGCTGAAGGTTATAGTGAAGGAACAATTCCTCTACAAACTTTAAGAGCTGATATCGATTATGGTTTTGCAGAAGCAAACACAACTTATGGTAAGATTGGTGTTAAGGTTTGGATCTACAAAGGTGAAGTTCTAAACGGCGTTTTACCAGAAATCGAACCTCCACGCGATGATAGAAAGAGAAGAAGAAGAAAAAGATTTGTCAAGGGACAAGCCGGACAATCTAAGTAA
- the rplV gene encoding 50S ribosomal protein L22, with the protein METRAIAKYVRIAPRKVHFICDEIRGKQVDDALAFLMFTPKKGARILSDVLKSAVANAEHNNNADRSKLYVKDAYANDGPRMKRYRPKAKGMAYPILKRTSHIGVVVEER; encoded by the coding sequence ATGGAAACAAGAGCAATTGCAAAATATGTTAGAATTGCCCCAAGAAAAGTTCACTTTATTTGTGACGAAATCAGAGGCAAGCAAGTTGATGACGCGTTAGCTTTCCTAATGTTTACACCTAAAAAGGGTGCACGCATTCTATCGGATGTTTTAAAATCCGCAGTGGCTAATGCTGAACATAACAACAATGCTGATAGATCAAAATTATATGTCAAAGACGCTTATGCAAATGACGGTCCAAGAATGAAGAGATATCGTCCAAAGGCTAAGGGGATGGCATATCCAATTTTAAAACGTACTAGTCACATCGGCGTAGTAGTCGAAGAAAGATAA
- the rpsS gene encoding 30S ribosomal protein S19 — protein MSRSIKKGPFVDDHLMKKIEALNEANEKKVIKTWSRRSTIFPEFVGHTIAVHDGRKHVPVYITEDMVGHKLGEFVLTRTFKGHGGKDAKAVSK, from the coding sequence TTGAGTAGATCAATTAAAAAAGGGCCTTTCGTAGATGATCATCTGATGAAAAAGATTGAAGCATTAAACGAAGCTAATGAGAAAAAAGTTATTAAAACATGGTCTAGAAGATCAACTATATTCCCTGAATTTGTAGGCCACACAATTGCTGTTCATGATGGCAGAAAACACGTTCCTGTATATATTACAGAAGATATGGTTGGCCACAAACTTGGCGAATTTGTTTTGACAAGAACCTTTAAGGGTCATGGCGGAAAAGACGCTAAAGCGGTAAGTAAGTAG
- the rplB gene encoding 50S ribosomal protein L2 yields MAIKGFKPVTPGRRHMTVSTFEEITKTSPEKSLLVSLPKNAGRNSRGMITMRHRGGGAKKKYRIIDFKRDKDGIEGVVNAIEYDPNRSANIALIFYRDGEKRYILHPDGLKVGDVIVSGEDADIKVGNALKLKDIPVGTVVHNVELKPGKGGQLARSAGISAQLMGKEGKYAILRLPSGEMRMVLLECKATIGEVGNSTHELITIGKAGRSRYLGRRPHVRGSAMNPVDHPHGGGEGRAPVGRPSPMTPWGKKSRGVKTRKKNNKSNSLIIRRRTK; encoded by the coding sequence ATGGCGATTAAAGGATTTAAGCCAGTAACCCCTGGTAGACGTCACATGACGGTTTCAACTTTTGAGGAAATTACAAAGACAAGTCCTGAAAAGAGCTTGCTTGTAAGTCTTCCAAAAAATGCTGGAAGAAACTCAAGAGGTATGATCACTATGCGTCACAGAGGTGGCGGGGCTAAAAAGAAATATAGAATCATCGATTTCAAGAGAGATAAAGACGGTATCGAAGGCGTAGTAAACGCTATCGAATACGATCCAAATAGAAGTGCAAACATTGCTCTTATTTTCTATCGTGATGGTGAAAAGAGATACATTCTTCATCCAGATGGATTAAAGGTTGGCGATGTTATCGTTTCAGGTGAAGATGCTGATATCAAGGTTGGTAATGCTCTTAAATTAAAGGACATTCCAGTTGGTACAGTTGTTCACAACGTTGAGTTAAAACCTGGCAAGGGCGGACAACTTGCTCGTTCAGCAGGTATCTCAGCTCAGCTTATGGGTAAGGAAGGCAAATATGCTATCCTCAGATTACCTTCAGGCGAAATGAGAATGGTTTTACTTGAATGTAAGGCTACAATTGGTGAAGTTGGCAACTCAACTCACGAACTTATCACTATTGGTAAGGCTGGTAGAAGCCGTTACTTGGGCAGACGTCCACACGTAAGAGGTTCAGCTATGAACCCTGTTGACCACCCTCACGGTGGTGGTGAAGGTAGAGCACCAGTTGGTCGTCCATCACCAATGACTCCATGGGGCAAGAAGAGCCGCGGGGTTAAGACACGTAAGAAGAATAACAAGTCTAATAGCTTAATTATTAGAAGAAGAACCAAGTAA
- the rplW gene encoding 50S ribosomal protein L23, whose protein sequence is MNAYDIIIRPIVTEKSMDDMAERKYTFKVNRKSNKTEVKKAVEEIFDVEVEKVNIVKMPGKKKRQGMIEGRTSDWKKAIVKLKEGSKQIEFFEGLE, encoded by the coding sequence ATGAATGCTTACGATATAATTATCCGTCCTATCGTCACAGAAAAATCTATGGATGATATGGCTGAAAGAAAATACACTTTTAAGGTTAACAGAAAGTCAAACAAGACTGAAGTTAAAAAGGCTGTTGAAGAAATTTTCGACGTTGAAGTTGAAAAGGTTAACATTGTTAAGATGCCTGGCAAAAAGAAACGTCAAGGTATGATCGAAGGTAGAACATCTGACTGGAAGAAAGCTATTGTTAAGCTTAAAGAAGGTTCAAAGCAAATTGAGTTCTTCGAAGGTCTAGAATAG
- the rplD gene encoding 50S ribosomal protein L4 — protein sequence MPKIKVLNMKGEEIKEIDLPEELFAATISEASVHQAVVNQLANKRQGTQSAKTRAEVRGGGRKPWRQKGTGRARQGSIRSPQWKGGGVVFAPKPRDYSYKLPRSTRQAALRSVLTSKFEEGKLVVVDNITFDAPKTKDMVSFISNVGAVKPLIVTEKVDKNVYISARNLQKTAVTFADLINVYDILKHDTLVVSEAALARIEEVFI from the coding sequence ATGCCTAAGATTAAAGTTTTAAATATGAAGGGTGAAGAAATTAAAGAAATCGATCTTCCGGAAGAACTTTTTGCTGCAACGATTAGCGAAGCCTCTGTTCACCAAGCTGTTGTTAATCAATTAGCAAATAAACGTCAAGGTACACAAAGCGCAAAAACTCGTGCAGAGGTTAGAGGCGGCGGAAGAAAGCCATGGAGACAAAAGGGTACTGGTCGTGCTAGACAAGGTTCTATCAGATCACCTCAATGGAAGGGTGGCGGTGTTGTTTTTGCACCAAAGCCAAGAGATTACTCCTACAAGCTTCCTAGATCAACTAGACAAGCTGCTTTAAGATCAGTTTTGACAAGCAAGTTTGAAGAAGGCAAGTTGGTAGTTGTTGATAATATTACTTTTGACGCTCCAAAGACCAAGGATATGGTTAGCTTCATTTCAAATGTTGGTGCAGTTAAGCCACTTATTGTAACTGAAAAGGTTGACAAGAATGTTTACATTTCAGCTAGAAATTTACAAAAGACAGCAGTAACTTTCGCAGATCTTATCAATGTATATGACATCTTAAAGCACGATACACTTGTTGTAAGTGAAGCTGCTTTAGCAAGGATTGAGGAGGTATTTATATAA
- the rplC gene encoding 50S ribosomal protein L3: MKGIMGKKLGMTQVFGPTGELVAVTVVEATPNVVVQKKTVEKEGYNSVQLGFDPIREKLANKPAQGHFKKAGVKPMRYLKELRDSSLQDLELGSEVKVDIFEEGNFVDVIGTSKGKGTLGVVQRHGFQRGRMSHGSKFHRRPGGLSAATYPGRVFKGHRMMGKTGHEQVTVQNLELIRVDADKNLLLIKGAIPGPKNSMVLVKSAHKK; the protein is encoded by the coding sequence ATGAAAGGCATTATGGGTAAAAAACTCGGCATGACACAAGTATTCGGACCAACAGGCGAACTTGTGGCCGTAACTGTTGTTGAAGCAACACCAAACGTTGTTGTTCAAAAGAAGACAGTTGAAAAGGAAGGATACAATTCAGTTCAACTTGGATTTGATCCTATTAGAGAAAAATTGGCTAACAAACCAGCTCAAGGTCATTTTAAGAAGGCTGGCGTTAAACCAATGCGTTATTTAAAAGAATTAAGAGATTCTTCTCTCCAAGATTTAGAACTTGGAAGCGAAGTAAAGGTTGATATTTTTGAAGAAGGTAATTTTGTAGACGTTATTGGTACTTCTAAAGGTAAGGGAACTTTGGGTGTTGTTCAAAGACACGGTTTCCAAAGAGGTCGTATGAGTCACGGTTCAAAATTCCACAGGAGACCAGGCGGTCTATCAGCTGCTACTTATCCAGGACGTGTTTTTAAAGGTCACAGAATGATGGGTAAGACTGGTCACGAACAAGTAACTGTACAAAATCTTGAACTTATTAGAGTGGATGCAGACAAGAATTTACTTTTAATTAAAGGTGCTATTCCTGGTCCAAAGAACTCTATGGTTCTTGTAAAGAGTGCACATAAGAAATAA
- the rpsJ gene encoding 30S ribosomal protein S10 produces the protein MSTNNKIRIRLKAYDHEVLDNSAKKIVETAKRTGVEVSGPVPLPTRKEVVTILRSVHVNKDSREQFEQRTHKRLIDIINPTQATVDALMKMNLPAGVDIEIKL, from the coding sequence ATGAGCACAAATAACAAAATCAGAATCCGTCTTAAAGCATATGATCACGAGGTTCTTGATAATTCAGCAAAGAAGATCGTTGAAACTGCTAAGAGAACAGGCGTTGAAGTGTCTGGACCGGTTCCACTGCCAACACGCAAGGAAGTTGTTACTATCCTACGTTCTGTTCACGTTAACAAGGATTCAAGAGAACAATTTGAGCAAAGAACTCATAAGAGGTTGATTGATATTATCAATCCTACACAAGCTACTGTGGACGCTCTTATGAAGATGAATCTACCAGCAGGCGTAGATATCGAAATCAAGCTATAA
- a CDS encoding ABC transporter ATP-binding protein, with the protein MKAIKNFFRSIKLIYQSKPSVFIPLTVLLLAMSFVPILQQNALQIFIDQAGSIESVREGLIILAPFFIALLIDLVSGPILMFLQGDLTDQLIRKVNSDLQNKINEINHLEILEDPSYYDKIELIEGEIAWRPINLLVYSLSVFRMSLTLIIMMVQLATFRVWIPILMLLSLIPQSILLYKLQVEAYENTVTRSPLAKVLRYFSDVLLKRDYAKERISFAFGKKIQNDYEKTFESIYEITKRDRRKKGLASVIMSIVGTGLIAFTIGFFVSRVIAGEFTLGSLALFISYTVYTGASSITLVQEGALLIETELFMENYFEFLDTDVNMEAGDKVIQEINSIEFKNVSYQYAGRDDYALKNVSFKVQAPNKVALVGINGSGKTTLIKLILRLYDPTQGEIFINGENIKAYDLKALRKCFGILYQDFNKFEISALENIIISDTEEELKDGRLQDALKNSGAGDVVDDLKNGLDTNLGKLYEDGTDLSGGQWQKIACARAFYKESSCKIFDEPSSALDPISERDFWDRLMAWSEKDLTIFTSHRLQGIKNAGYFLVLKNGDLVEEGTFDEVMDRKGEFYNLYNAQK; encoded by the coding sequence ATGAAAGCGATAAAAAACTTTTTTCGTTCGATTAAACTCATCTACCAAAGCAAGCCGTCGGTTTTTATTCCGCTAACGGTTCTTTTGCTTGCCATGAGTTTTGTACCAATTTTGCAGCAAAATGCCTTGCAAATTTTTATAGACCAAGCAGGTTCCATTGAATCTGTAAGGGAGGGGCTGATTATTTTGGCTCCCTTCTTTATAGCTCTTTTGATTGACCTGGTAAGCGGCCCTATCCTCATGTTTTTGCAGGGGGATTTGACCGATCAACTTATCAGGAAGGTCAACTCCGACCTGCAAAACAAGATTAATGAGATCAACCACTTGGAGATTTTGGAAGATCCGTCTTATTATGACAAGATTGAACTGATCGAGGGGGAAATTGCATGGAGGCCGATAAATCTCTTGGTCTACAGCCTTTCGGTTTTTAGGATGTCTTTGACTCTTATTATTATGATGGTCCAGCTGGCGACTTTTAGGGTTTGGATTCCAATTCTCATGCTCTTATCACTCATTCCTCAAAGCATTTTGCTTTACAAATTGCAGGTTGAGGCTTACGAGAACACGGTCACCAGGAGTCCGCTGGCAAAGGTCCTCAGGTATTTTTCTGACGTGCTTTTAAAGAGGGATTACGCCAAGGAGAGGATTTCCTTTGCCTTTGGCAAGAAGATTCAAAATGATTATGAAAAGACTTTTGAGAGCATTTATGAAATTACCAAGAGGGACAGGCGGAAAAAAGGTCTGGCCTCTGTCATTATGTCCATAGTTGGGACGGGGCTTATTGCCTTTACCATTGGATTTTTTGTGTCACGAGTTATTGCAGGCGAGTTTACCCTTGGCAGCCTGGCACTTTTTATTTCCTATACGGTCTACACCGGCGCTTCGTCCATTACCCTGGTCCAAGAAGGGGCTCTTTTGATCGAGACCGAGCTCTTTATGGAAAATTATTTTGAGTTTTTGGACACAGATGTAAATATGGAGGCTGGCGACAAGGTTATTCAAGAGATAAACTCCATTGAATTTAAAAATGTCTCCTACCAGTACGCAGGCAGGGACGATTATGCACTGAAAAATGTCAGCTTCAAGGTCCAAGCACCCAATAAGGTCGCCCTGGTGGGCATAAACGGATCGGGCAAGACAACTCTGATCAAGCTCATCTTGAGACTTTACGATCCGACCCAGGGGGAAATTTTTATAAATGGAGAAAATATAAAGGCCTATGATTTAAAGGCCCTCAGGAAATGCTTTGGCATTTTATATCAAGACTTCAATAAATTTGAAATCTCTGCCTTGGAAAATATAATTATTTCCGATACGGAAGAAGAGTTAAAGGATGGACGACTACAAGACGCCCTCAAAAACAGCGGAGCTGGAGATGTGGTTGATGATTTGAAAAACGGCCTGGATACAAATCTGGGCAAGCTCTACGAAGATGGAACAGATCTTTCTGGCGGCCAATGGCAAAAGATTGCCTGTGCCCGCGCCTTTTATAAAGAGTCCTCGTGCAAGATATTTGACGAACCATCGTCAGCCCTGGACCCAATTAGCGAACGTGATTTTTGGGATAGGTTAATGGCATGGAGCGAAAAAGATCTAACCATCTTTACAAGTCACAGACTCCAAGGCATCAAAAACGCAGGATATTTCTTGGTTTTGAAAAATGGAGATTTGGTTGAAGAGGGGACATTTGATGAGGTGATGGATAGGAAGGGAGAGTTTTATAATCTATATAATGCACAAAAATAG
- a CDS encoding CadD family cadmium resistance transporter, with amino-acid sequence METIVSALLVFVSTSIDYLVVLTILFASQGKEGLKSIYAGQYLGTGLLVLVSLIAAYFLNFIPQDWIIGLLGLIPLGLGIRSIFVDEDIDEEDIEGKITGDGSKILAFTSLTVAMGGDNLGIYIPYFTGMSLIEISISLVIFALGILILCKLSQSLASISAIGETVEKYEKIIVPVVFIGLGLYILIENGTINYLISIITS; translated from the coding sequence GTGGAAACAATCGTATCTGCTTTATTAGTTTTTGTATCTACATCAATTGACTACTTAGTTGTTTTGACTATTTTATTCGCCAGTCAAGGCAAGGAAGGTTTGAAATCAATTTATGCAGGACAGTATTTAGGTACAGGACTGCTTGTACTGGTTAGTCTTATAGCCGCTTACTTTTTAAATTTTATTCCACAAGATTGGATTATCGGACTTCTTGGTTTAATTCCATTAGGTCTTGGGATAAGATCAATTTTTGTGGATGAAGATATTGATGAAGAAGACATCGAGGGAAAAATTACCGGAGATGGATCAAAAATCTTAGCATTTACAAGCTTAACAGTGGCAATGGGTGGTGATAATTTAGGAATTTACATCCCCTATTTTACAGGAATGAGTTTGATTGAGATTAGTATAAGTTTAGTAATATTTGCGTTAGGGATTTTGATTCTATGCAAATTATCTCAAAGTCTCGCCTCAATTTCTGCTATCGGAGAGACTGTAGAAAAGTACGAAAAAATAATTGTACCAGTCGTGTTTATTGGACTCGGTCTATATATATTGATTGAAAATGGAACGATTAATTATCTCATATCTATAATCACAAGCTAA